The following proteins come from a genomic window of Leptospira andrefontaineae:
- a CDS encoding response regulator, translating to MVSVFSRKFPGVLLVSILIFSLGCELGSSAKKKPRVENGILDLSKDWDFGKEEPLSIEGDWAFYWSQLYSEIKNPLKTDLDPSQKSKWQIEFGDVPNVWNENKDQKYPGFGYATYKVLVRLEKPETDMAIKMLEASTSYTLYVNGKKVISSGVVGKTPETSEPLYRPGVSEIFDLGTENEIAIEISNFSHFKGGPWAKIFIGKRKDLVTIRQSNVRLDLFVGGGLFVLGLYHLSLFAFLRRETSTLYYGILTICSTIRILITGERILYSIFPNFDFEWGYRLELISSFFIAIFFPLFIQTLYPDEINKKVIRFLISIVVGLSFIVLFTPLVIYSKTISIFGILVTIACFYLVYVFWKAMRNKKLGADVGLFFFLLFFAVVTNDILYANMIINTAYFSSYGIASFFVAQAFMVSQRFTSAYQLSEKLAYDLKESNQRLISLDKLKDEFLANTSHELRTPLQGIIGIADSLKRGVGGPLSQSVERQLGMIVTSGQRLSSLVNDIIDFSKLKHKDLNLNLRAVDLYQAVNFTLELNKVSTDQTKIKLVNAILPEFPDLLADENRLQQILQNLVSNAIKFTEKGEIVVSARIKALGIAEISVKDTGIGIDNSEHQKIFEFFEQVERGDSKNSSGAGLGLSISRALVALHGGEIGVESSLGQGSRFYFTIPLVSGKIPKSDGKELKNYKEGNHPDPTVTLQDEPSDSEKNARILVVDDEPVNLQVIQNYLSLRNISSVTAKSGLEALEILQKDKAFDVVILDVMMPKMSGLDTAREIRKTLSTLELPILMLTAKNQDKDLMAALNNGANDYLLKPFDFEELILRINNLLALADGHKSRLNQENEKREAVNNVRQRINIDLHDHLGGKLTDLKFLSEELLSQNKEDKPIFRKINEAVNQSIHILREQMLKIEDLGLLSENFITGINLVLLRRYSDVERDLEFECQEELLQFFEEERKETSIIELYSIVNEITNNDLKYGQGVAKWNFYLENGSLVTEMNVESSYHLKKHKTGRGTENLIYRISGLGGKVEMSLVENIYKIKINIPIGNFSVK from the coding sequence ATGGTTTCCGTTTTTTCTCGAAAATTTCCAGGAGTTTTACTGGTCTCAATCCTAATTTTCAGTTTGGGATGTGAGTTAGGATCTTCTGCTAAGAAAAAACCAAGAGTAGAAAACGGAATACTAGACCTAAGCAAAGATTGGGACTTTGGAAAAGAAGAACCTCTGAGTATAGAAGGTGATTGGGCATTTTATTGGTCCCAATTATATTCAGAGATCAAAAATCCTTTAAAGACCGATCTGGATCCTTCTCAAAAATCGAAATGGCAAATCGAATTCGGAGATGTTCCGAATGTTTGGAATGAGAACAAGGACCAAAAATATCCCGGTTTCGGATATGCAACGTATAAGGTGCTTGTTCGTTTAGAAAAGCCGGAAACGGATATGGCAATCAAGATGTTGGAAGCATCCACATCTTATACACTTTATGTAAATGGAAAGAAGGTAATTTCAAGCGGAGTAGTTGGAAAAACTCCCGAAACAAGCGAGCCTTTATACAGACCTGGAGTCAGCGAAATATTTGACTTAGGAACAGAGAACGAAATTGCGATCGAGATCTCCAATTTTTCCCATTTCAAAGGAGGTCCTTGGGCGAAGATCTTTATAGGAAAAAGAAAAGATCTGGTTACTATACGCCAAAGTAATGTTAGATTAGATTTGTTCGTAGGAGGAGGACTTTTTGTTTTAGGTCTATACCACCTAAGTTTATTCGCATTCTTAAGAAGAGAGACCTCCACGCTATATTATGGAATTCTAACGATCTGCTCAACCATTCGTATTTTGATCACAGGAGAAAGGATATTATATTCTATTTTTCCTAATTTTGATTTCGAATGGGGGTATAGATTGGAATTAATATCCAGCTTTTTTATCGCCATATTCTTCCCATTATTTATCCAAACCTTATATCCGGATGAGATAAACAAAAAAGTCATTCGGTTTTTAATTAGTATTGTTGTCGGGCTTTCCTTTATCGTACTATTCACTCCTTTGGTCATATATTCCAAGACCATTTCTATTTTTGGGATATTAGTAACTATCGCTTGTTTTTATTTGGTTTATGTTTTTTGGAAAGCAATGCGGAACAAGAAGTTAGGAGCCGATGTTGGCTTATTCTTCTTTCTTCTATTTTTTGCAGTGGTGACCAATGATATTTTGTATGCGAATATGATCATAAATACTGCATACTTCTCTTCTTATGGAATAGCTTCTTTTTTCGTTGCTCAAGCATTTATGGTCTCTCAAAGATTTACAAGTGCCTATCAACTTTCGGAAAAATTAGCTTACGATCTGAAAGAATCCAACCAAAGATTGATATCTTTGGATAAACTCAAAGATGAGTTCTTGGCAAATACTTCTCACGAATTAAGAACTCCTTTGCAGGGTATTATAGGAATTGCCGATTCTTTAAAAAGAGGAGTAGGTGGCCCGTTATCCCAATCCGTGGAAAGACAATTGGGAATGATCGTCACAAGCGGACAAAGGCTTTCAAGTTTAGTAAATGATATTATAGATTTTTCTAAATTAAAACATAAAGACTTAAATCTGAATTTAAGAGCTGTAGACTTATACCAAGCGGTGAATTTCACTCTGGAATTGAATAAGGTCTCAACAGATCAAACCAAGATTAAATTAGTAAATGCGATCTTACCTGAATTTCCGGACTTACTTGCGGACGAGAATAGATTACAACAGATCCTTCAAAACTTAGTGAGTAATGCGATCAAGTTTACGGAGAAGGGAGAAATCGTTGTCAGCGCACGTATCAAAGCCCTTGGAATCGCGGAAATCAGTGTAAAGGATACCGGGATCGGAATAGATAATTCAGAGCACCAAAAGATATTCGAATTTTTTGAGCAGGTAGAAAGGGGAGATTCTAAAAATAGTTCCGGTGCAGGACTTGGGCTTTCAATTAGCAGGGCATTGGTTGCCTTGCACGGGGGAGAGATTGGAGTGGAATCCAGCCTGGGGCAAGGTTCTCGTTTTTATTTTACCATCCCGCTCGTGTCTGGAAAAATCCCTAAATCGGATGGAAAGGAATTAAAGAATTATAAAGAAGGAAATCATCCGGATCCAACTGTCACACTTCAAGATGAGCCATCAGATTCGGAGAAGAATGCAAGGATCTTGGTAGTGGATGATGAGCCTGTTAACTTGCAAGTAATCCAAAACTATCTTTCGTTACGAAATATTTCCTCTGTCACCGCAAAAAGTGGACTGGAGGCCTTGGAAATATTACAAAAAGATAAGGCATTCGATGTTGTTATTTTAGATGTGATGATGCCTAAGATGTCCGGTTTAGACACAGCCAGAGAGATCCGTAAAACACTTAGCACACTGGAACTTCCTATTTTGATGCTGACTGCAAAAAATCAGGACAAGGATCTGATGGCGGCATTGAATAATGGTGCAAATGATTATCTCCTCAAACCTTTTGATTTTGAAGAATTGATCCTAAGGATCAATAATTTGCTCGCTTTGGCGGACGGTCACAAGAGCCGCTTAAATCAAGAGAATGAGAAGAGAGAGGCCGTGAATAATGTAAGGCAAAGGATCAATATCGATCTACATGATCACCTGGGCGGAAAACTCACAGATCTAAAATTTTTATCGGAAGAATTATTATCTCAAAACAAAGAAGACAAACCAATCTTCAGAAAGATAAATGAGGCGGTGAATCAATCTATCCATATACTCAGAGAACAAATGTTGAAGATAGAAGATCTGGGTTTATTGTCCGAGAATTTTATCACAGGTATCAATTTGGTTTTACTCAGAAGATATTCCGATGTCGAGAGAGACTTAGAATTCGAATGCCAAGAAGAGCTACTTCAATTCTTTGAAGAAGAAAGAAAAGAAACTTCTATCATTGAACTTTATAGTATTGTAAACGAGATCACGAATAACGATCTAAAATACGGACAAGGTGTGGCCAAATGGAATTTCTATTTGGAAAACGGGAGTCTCGTGACGGAAATGAATGTGGAATCATCTTACCATTTGAAAAAACATAAAACAGGAAGAGGAACGGAAAATCTGATCTATAGGATCTCTGGCCTGGGTGGAAAAGTGGAAATGTCCTTAGTAGAAAACATATATAAAATAAAAATAAATATCCCGATCGGAAATTTTTCCGTAAAATAA
- a CDS encoding helix-turn-helix transcriptional regulator, with the protein MKRSIISREGVGLSATVIQRRELYLSRVVTDLPTLVFVKKGIKSLRQNDLELDIKSGEAVAIAGAQAFDVINRPDHGEFEAEWIAFHPNVIRNYRPNIPGLNDIETAFIFTNIISGFSDAFRLARESITTDKLISDQVAIHRATEILIWLGEYGRKFKIPSTENISQKVRSFLSADPAKDWSAIEIADRLEMSEATLRRRLSSEHSSFSEILIDVRMSFALSLLQATDRSIGEIAREVGYDSASRFAVRFRDRFGYSPTMLRREASRDRNGTILDRVRT; encoded by the coding sequence ATGAAACGTTCCATCATATCCAGGGAAGGGGTCGGACTCTCGGCCACTGTGATCCAAAGAAGAGAATTATACCTCTCCAGAGTAGTCACGGACCTACCCACACTTGTGTTCGTCAAAAAAGGGATCAAAAGTCTTAGACAGAATGATCTGGAATTGGATATTAAATCTGGAGAGGCTGTTGCAATTGCCGGGGCCCAAGCTTTCGATGTGATCAATCGACCGGATCATGGAGAATTCGAAGCGGAATGGATCGCGTTCCATCCAAACGTGATCCGAAATTATAGGCCTAATATCCCTGGCTTGAATGATATAGAGACAGCATTCATTTTTACTAATATAATATCCGGATTTTCAGATGCATTTCGACTCGCAAGAGAATCTATTACCACGGATAAATTGATCTCTGATCAAGTTGCGATCCATAGAGCAACCGAGATATTAATCTGGCTCGGAGAATACGGCAGAAAGTTTAAGATACCTTCCACCGAGAATATCTCCCAAAAAGTTCGATCTTTCCTAAGTGCAGATCCTGCAAAGGATTGGTCTGCTATAGAAATTGCAGATCGTCTGGAAATGAGCGAAGCGACCTTAAGAAGAAGGCTTTCTTCAGAACATTCTTCTTTTTCAGAAATATTGATCGATGTCAGAATGTCATTCGCTCTTTCTTTATTACAAGCGACGGACAGAAGTATAGGAGAGATCGCAAGAGAGGTTGGATACGACTCAGCTTCAAGATTTGCGGTCCGATTCAGAGACAGATTCGGATATTCCCCCACAATGCTAAGAAGAGAAGCAAGTCGTGATCGAAACGGCACAATCCTTGATCGGGTCCGGACATAA
- a CDS encoding LuxR C-terminal-related transcriptional regulator: MKNSDIKVGIVENDESFKDQILKTLESIPEIGGVFHWESAESFWEDEKGRALDIIFLDIMLAEMNGVELAGKISARDPEISKIMLSNMNSDELIYESLKNGAIGYILKSELKDIADVVDTVLKGGAIITPTIAFRVLNSFKQKDYSGEFKLTPKEKQILDEMVKGKTIGRVAEFLKVSKYTVQHHVKNIYKKLNVHNRAELVRKASDIGLLP; the protein is encoded by the coding sequence ATGAAAAATTCAGATATCAAAGTAGGAATTGTAGAAAACGACGAAAGTTTTAAGGACCAGATCCTAAAAACTTTGGAATCTATTCCGGAGATAGGCGGAGTATTCCATTGGGAATCTGCAGAATCCTTTTGGGAAGATGAGAAAGGAAGAGCCTTAGATATTATTTTTCTGGATATCATGTTAGCTGAAATGAATGGAGTGGAACTTGCGGGAAAAATTTCTGCAAGAGATCCTGAAATTTCCAAAATTATGCTCTCCAATATGAATTCGGACGAGCTAATTTATGAATCCTTAAAGAACGGTGCCATAGGTTATATCCTGAAATCGGAACTTAAGGATATAGCGGATGTGGTGGATACAGTCTTAAAAGGTGGAGCGATCATCACTCCTACAATCGCATTTCGTGTATTGAATAGTTTTAAACAAAAAGATTATTCAGGTGAGTTTAAACTTACCCCTAAGGAAAAACAGATCCTGGACGAAATGGTAAAAGGTAAAACAATCGGAAGAGTTGCAGAATTCCTAAAAGTCAGTAAGTACACCGTACAGCATCATGTGAAGAACATATACAAAAAACTGAATGTACATAATAGGGCTGAGTTGGTGAGAAAGGCAAGCGATATAGGATTATTACCTTAA
- a CDS encoding family 2A encapsulin nanocompartment cargo protein cysteine desulfurase, with translation MSTSDFSPELPGEFSNWKGVSPPIDPNLIAEWSKNFFGPLPSGSNVDELVLSSSKIPNEIPANSQNVISQVESVSGGNSWTSNSGTGYTRIPDLGLSGVGVPAFPGGLNVPGSGQGLPGQNSPFSFLDEFRSFDSNVQNIQISDPFSFSPSLVPSVDISSGNFDLSYARKDFPILEEKVNGRNLVWLDNAATTHKPQAVIDRLSYFYKHENSNIHRGAHTLAARATDAYEAAREKVKGFLNSSSTEEIVFVRGATEAINLVAQTWGRQNIGKDDEILISWLEHHANIVPWQMLCSEKGAKLKVIPVDETGQIILSEYQRLLTPKTRIVAFTQVSNALGTVTPAGTMIELAHKQGAKVLLDGAQAVSHMPVDVQALDCDFYVFSGHKVFAPTGIGVLFGKKEILDQMTPWQGGGNMIQDVTFERTVYQPAPFRFEAGTGNIADAVGLGAAIDYLNKFGMIRIAEYEHSLLEYGTKELKKIPGLKMIGTAPDKAGVLSFVLEGFKTEDVGRYLAQEGIAVRSGHHCAQPILRRFGLESTVRPSLAFYNTCEDIDALIRALYDLKGGRTSGPL, from the coding sequence ATGAGTACAAGTGATTTTTCTCCGGAACTTCCCGGAGAATTTTCGAATTGGAAAGGTGTTTCACCTCCTATAGATCCCAACTTGATCGCAGAATGGTCTAAGAATTTTTTTGGACCTCTGCCAAGTGGATCTAACGTGGATGAATTGGTTCTTTCTTCTTCCAAAATCCCGAATGAGATCCCTGCGAATAGCCAGAACGTTATTTCTCAGGTAGAGTCTGTGTCTGGTGGAAATTCTTGGACTTCTAATTCTGGGACAGGATATACAAGAATACCTGATCTAGGATTGTCCGGTGTTGGAGTGCCTGCATTCCCGGGTGGTTTGAATGTTCCCGGCTCCGGGCAAGGATTGCCTGGACAGAATTCCCCATTTTCCTTTTTGGACGAATTTAGATCTTTCGATTCAAATGTGCAGAATATCCAAATTTCTGATCCATTCAGTTTTAGCCCAAGTCTTGTTCCTTCTGTAGATATATCTTCCGGGAATTTTGATCTGAGTTATGCCAGAAAAGATTTTCCTATCTTAGAAGAAAAAGTAAACGGCCGGAATTTAGTTTGGTTAGATAATGCCGCTACCACTCATAAACCTCAGGCTGTGATCGATAGGCTTTCTTACTTTTACAAACATGAGAATTCTAATATCCATAGGGGAGCTCATACTTTAGCTGCAAGAGCGACTGACGCATACGAGGCTGCAAGGGAGAAGGTAAAGGGTTTCCTAAATTCTTCTTCTACCGAAGAGATTGTATTCGTTAGAGGTGCCACGGAAGCGATCAATTTAGTCGCTCAAACTTGGGGAAGACAGAATATCGGAAAAGATGATGAGATTCTCATCTCCTGGCTGGAACATCATGCTAATATTGTTCCTTGGCAGATGTTATGCTCCGAGAAGGGTGCTAAATTAAAAGTAATTCCGGTAGATGAAACAGGACAGATCATCCTGAGTGAATACCAAAGATTACTCACACCTAAGACTCGTATAGTTGCATTCACTCAAGTATCTAATGCATTGGGAACTGTTACACCGGCTGGGACAATGATAGAATTGGCTCATAAACAGGGTGCCAAGGTATTATTGGATGGAGCCCAAGCTGTATCCCATATGCCTGTGGATGTACAAGCATTGGATTGTGATTTCTATGTGTTCTCCGGTCATAAGGTTTTTGCTCCAACTGGGATAGGAGTTTTATTCGGTAAGAAAGAAATTTTGGACCAGATGACTCCTTGGCAAGGTGGGGGAAATATGATCCAAGATGTTACCTTCGAAAGAACGGTTTATCAACCAGCTCCTTTTCGTTTCGAGGCGGGAACAGGTAATATCGCGGATGCAGTAGGTTTAGGCGCTGCAATAGATTATCTGAACAAATTCGGGATGATCCGTATTGCAGAATATGAACATTCCCTTTTGGAATATGGAACCAAGGAATTGAAAAAAATTCCCGGCCTGAAGATGATCGGAACCGCACCTGATAAGGCCGGAGTATTATCTTTCGTGTTAGAAGGTTTTAAAACGGAAGATGTAGGAAGATATTTAGCTCAGGAAGGAATTGCTGTTAGATCGGGACACCACTGCGCTCAGCCTATTTTGAGAAGATTCGGATTAGAAAGTACTGTCAGACCTTCTTTAGCATTTTATAATACTTGCGAAGATATAGATGCTCTGATCCGAGCTCTTTACGATTTGAAAGGTGGAAGGACTTCCGGCCCTCTATGA
- the thiM gene encoding hydroxyethylthiazole kinase has product MPASDIPQKIWPSAEIISDLAEVRKHAPLTHVLTNIVVTNWTANVLLAAGASPAMVIAEEEVADFATIASGMLINVGTINSFDAKSMKSAAIAAQKSGTPWVLDPVAVGALRYRTEIAKDLLQHKPTVIRGNASEILALAGAVGGGKGVDSTAASSDALPLAKELAISTGAVVAISGEVDYITDGKETIAVPGGHILMTKVTGVGCSLGALIASFLGIQKDPLRAAVSASAVFAIAGSRAAEKCSGTGSFAVAFLDELTNLGV; this is encoded by the coding sequence ATGCCAGCTTCAGATATACCCCAAAAGATATGGCCTTCCGCTGAGATCATATCAGATCTCGCGGAAGTTCGTAAACACGCGCCGTTAACGCATGTACTTACCAATATAGTAGTTACGAACTGGACCGCGAATGTTCTTCTCGCAGCCGGAGCTTCTCCTGCCATGGTTATAGCGGAAGAAGAAGTTGCCGATTTCGCAACAATTGCCTCCGGAATGCTGATTAACGTAGGGACCATTAATAGCTTTGATGCCAAATCAATGAAGTCAGCTGCGATCGCTGCCCAAAAATCCGGAACTCCTTGGGTTTTAGATCCAGTTGCAGTAGGTGCCCTTAGATACAGAACTGAAATTGCAAAAGACCTTCTACAACATAAACCAACAGTTATTAGGGGAAATGCTTCAGAAATCTTAGCCTTGGCCGGTGCTGTAGGTGGAGGAAAAGGTGTAGATTCCACTGCCGCTTCTTCTGATGCTTTGCCTCTTGCTAAAGAATTAGCAATTAGCACAGGAGCAGTAGTTGCAATCAGTGGAGAAGTAGATTATATCACGGACGGAAAAGAGACAATAGCAGTTCCTGGAGGTCATATTCTGATGACTAAAGTGACTGGAGTCGGATGTTCCTTAGGAGCGTTGATCGCATCCTTCTTAGGCATTCAAAAAGACCCATTACGTGCTGCTGTTTCTGCTTCCGCAGTTTTTGCAATCGCAGGCTCTAGGGCAGCAGAAAAATGCTCAGGCACGGGAAGTTTTGCCGTGGCATTTTTAGACGAACTGACTAATCTAGGTGTTTGA
- a CDS encoding acetyl-CoA hydrolase/transferase family protein, with translation MDLHFVSPKEAVSEIKNDQRVFIHSVYAAPKLLIEALSARASELQNIEMVHIHTEGEVPYAQKGMETSFHTNALFVGANMREAVKEGRADYLPIFLSECPSLFRKKILPLDVALITVSPPDKHGFCSLGVSVDTSKAAVDSANIVIAQVNQFMPRTHGDGIIHINKIHKLVEGNIPLLEAKHTEPDQVETKIGKYIAGLVEDGATLQMGIGAIPDAVLSCLQNHKDLGIHTEMFSDGVIPLVEKGVITGKNKKIHPGKIVTGFVMGTRKLYDFVDDNPEVVFLDIGYINDTANIRKNPKVTAINSAIEVDLTGQVCADSIGTRQYSGVGGQMDFIRGASLSEDGKPIIALPSVTSHGKSRIVPILQPGASVTTTRAHVHYVITEYGIADLYGKNLKQRAKLLTQIAHPNHREALEREAFERFKGF, from the coding sequence ATGGATTTACATTTTGTTTCCCCGAAAGAAGCAGTTTCAGAGATCAAAAACGACCAAAGAGTTTTCATCCACAGTGTATATGCTGCTCCAAAACTTCTAATTGAAGCACTAAGCGCTCGAGCATCCGAATTACAAAATATTGAAATGGTCCATATCCATACGGAAGGAGAAGTTCCATATGCACAGAAAGGAATGGAGACTTCTTTTCATACAAACGCACTATTCGTAGGTGCGAACATGAGAGAGGCTGTGAAAGAAGGAAGAGCGGATTACCTTCCTATTTTTCTAAGTGAATGCCCTTCTCTATTCAGGAAAAAGATACTACCATTGGATGTGGCACTCATCACAGTTTCCCCTCCCGATAAACATGGATTTTGCTCTTTAGGGGTTTCAGTAGATACGAGCAAGGCTGCTGTAGATTCTGCAAACATTGTAATCGCTCAGGTAAATCAATTTATGCCCAGGACCCACGGGGACGGGATCATTCATATAAACAAAATCCATAAATTAGTAGAAGGTAATATTCCATTATTAGAAGCAAAACATACCGAGCCAGACCAAGTAGAAACTAAAATCGGAAAATATATTGCGGGTCTTGTAGAAGATGGTGCCACTCTTCAAATGGGGATCGGAGCCATTCCGGATGCAGTTCTGTCTTGTTTACAAAATCATAAAGATCTTGGAATCCATACTGAGATGTTTTCAGACGGCGTGATCCCCTTGGTAGAAAAAGGTGTTATCACCGGTAAAAACAAAAAGATCCATCCGGGAAAAATAGTAACAGGTTTCGTAATGGGAACTAGAAAACTTTATGATTTCGTAGATGATAATCCTGAAGTTGTATTTTTAGATATAGGTTATATAAACGATACAGCAAATATCCGCAAAAATCCTAAAGTTACTGCGATCAATTCCGCAATCGAAGTCGATCTTACTGGTCAAGTATGTGCGGATTCTATTGGGACCAGACAATATTCAGGTGTGGGGGGACAGATGGATTTTATCCGAGGAGCTTCTCTTTCAGAAGATGGAAAACCGATCATTGCGCTTCCTTCTGTGACTTCTCATGGAAAATCAAGGATAGTTCCAATTTTGCAACCTGGTGCAAGTGTAACCACTACAAGAGCACATGTTCATTATGTAATCACTGAATACGGAATTGCAGATCTTTACGGCAAGAATCTAAAACAAAGGGCAAAACTTCTTACACAAATTGCTCATCCAAATCACAGGGAAGCACTGGAAAGAGAAGCGTTCGAAAGATTTAAAGGATTTTAA
- a CDS encoding family 2A encapsulin nanocompartment shell protein, translating to MAENSIPQHSLGDNAARKLANTTKTNAQYDLITPRWLVRLLDWKPLESGTLRVNRVKDNTSVEVLCGQKDEQPLPETFVDYEEKPREYTLSAISTVLDVHTRVSDLFSNPHDQIQEQLRLTIESVKERQENELINNEDYGLLKNVPKKQRIQTRKGAPTPDDLDELISKVWKEPSFFLAHPLAVAAFGRECTRRGVPPATVSLFGAQFLTWRGLPIIPTDKLLVGGETSPKAPGGTTNILLLRVGEKKQGVIGLYQPGLPGEQTPGLSVRFMGINRSAIGSYLISLYCSAAVLTDDAIAVLENVDVGNYYEYK from the coding sequence ATGGCTGAAAACAGCATTCCGCAACATTCTTTGGGAGATAACGCAGCTCGTAAGCTTGCAAATACGACAAAAACAAATGCACAGTATGATTTAATCACTCCCCGGTGGTTAGTTCGTTTATTGGATTGGAAACCTTTAGAGTCCGGGACCTTAAGAGTGAATAGAGTTAAGGACAATACCTCTGTCGAAGTTCTTTGCGGACAAAAAGACGAACAACCTCTTCCTGAAACTTTTGTAGACTACGAAGAAAAACCTAGAGAATATACATTAAGTGCAATATCCACAGTATTGGATGTTCATACCAGAGTTTCCGACTTATTCAGTAACCCTCACGATCAGATCCAAGAACAACTAAGACTTACAATCGAAAGTGTTAAAGAACGCCAAGAGAATGAACTCATCAATAACGAAGATTATGGTCTATTGAAGAATGTTCCTAAAAAACAAAGGATCCAAACTAGGAAAGGAGCTCCTACGCCGGACGATCTGGACGAACTGATCTCTAAAGTTTGGAAAGAACCTTCTTTCTTCTTAGCACACCCATTGGCAGTCGCCGCTTTCGGTAGAGAATGTACCCGCAGGGGAGTTCCACCGGCTACTGTATCTCTTTTTGGAGCTCAGTTCTTAACTTGGAGAGGACTTCCTATTATTCCTACGGATAAACTGTTAGTGGGAGGAGAAACTTCTCCTAAGGCTCCTGGTGGAACAACCAACATTTTACTTTTGAGAGTAGGTGAAAAGAAACAAGGTGTGATCGGGCTATACCAACCTGGTTTACCTGGAGAACAAACTCCTGGTCTTTCCGTTCGATTTATGGGGATCAATCGTTCTGCAATCGGTTCTTATTTAATCTCTCTCTATTGCTCCGCTGCTGTTCTGACCGACGATGCGATCGCCGTTTTAGAAAACGTGGATGTAGGCAATTATTATGAGTACAAGTGA
- a CDS encoding YbhB/YbcL family Raf kinase inhibitor-like protein: protein MKRSISFQSGILLCVLFFAGSAFAGDLKVTSSALKEGGTITNAHVFSGFGCSGENNSPDLQWSGAPKETKFFAVTAYDPDAPTGSGWWHWTVINIPATVTSLPAKAGNDKGPLPAGAVQGRTDFGKPGYGGPCPPKGDKPHRYIFKVFALKDKIDLDGEASGALVGFYINSLKLAEGKLTAKYGR from the coding sequence ATGAAGAGATCAATATCGTTTCAAAGCGGTATATTACTTTGTGTTTTATTCTTTGCTGGATCCGCGTTTGCCGGCGACCTAAAAGTCACTAGCTCCGCCCTCAAAGAAGGTGGAACAATTACCAACGCTCATGTGTTTTCAGGATTCGGATGTTCCGGAGAAAATAACTCTCCCGACTTACAGTGGTCAGGTGCACCTAAAGAAACTAAGTTTTTTGCGGTGACTGCATACGATCCAGATGCTCCCACTGGAAGCGGATGGTGGCATTGGACTGTGATCAATATTCCCGCTACTGTCACAAGCCTTCCCGCAAAAGCAGGAAATGATAAAGGACCTCTTCCAGCAGGTGCTGTCCAAGGTAGAACTGATTTTGGTAAACCTGGATACGGTGGTCCTTGTCCTCCAAAAGGAGACAAACCTCACCGTTATATATTCAAGGTATTTGCATTGAAGGATAAGATAGACTTAGATGGAGAAGCTTCTGGAGCGTTAGTTGGGTTTTATATCAATTCCCTAAAACTTGCGGAAGGAAAATTAACAGCTAAATACGGAAGATAA